In Daphnia magna isolate NIES linkage group LG7, ASM2063170v1.1, whole genome shotgun sequence, a single genomic region encodes these proteins:
- the LOC116926713 gene encoding LOW QUALITY PROTEIN: cytochrome P450 4C1 (The sequence of the model RefSeq protein was modified relative to this genomic sequence to represent the inferred CDS: deleted 1 base in 1 codon), with amino-acid sequence MLFAVICLAAAVILFIYLRWEYSSYVKTIDLIPGPPKVAVFGNALLLPRDIHESLQVLQEKWPKMYGRIFRVWFGSQAFIDISSPALMEEIMSSQKFINKGEVYDPLLPWLGEGLLTAPANKWRKRRRLLTPAFHFQILDNFFDIFNKNADILCQQLCGAANSQTEIEVFPFLKRCTLDIICEAAMGIQVNAQLEDTQYIISVQRFSFLIFEKFMSIWRLLPDWMYFLSANGKEYKKHLKVIHDFTSKVIRDRKKEIDQEIEPTNQGDEKESEFGSKKRRAFLDLMLIAAKQGADLNETDIRNEVDTFMFEGHDTTASATVWFLYCMATHPDHQERVREELNHVFGDSNRGCTAEDATQLKYLERCIKESLRLYPSVPNIKRRVSEDIVLEGYTIPAGATISMHIYALHRNEEVFPDPFAFKPERFESEQFTARHPFAFVPFSAGPRNCIGQRFALFEEKVILSTLLRRFRFVYDTAKHGPAKPCADLILKPHHGMPMIITPINHTTSS; translated from the exons ATGCTTTTCGCTGTGATTTGTCTGGCTGCGGCCGTGATTCTTTTCATTTACCTGAGGTGGGAGTATTCTTCGTACGTGAAAACCATAGACCTGATACCAGGCCCACCAAAAGTTGCTGTCTTCGGCAACGCGCTCTTACTTCCCCGAGATATTCACG AATCCCTACAGGTTCTCCAGGAAAAATGGCCAAAAATGTACGGTCGCATCTTTCGCGTGTGGTTTGGCTCCCAAGCTTTCATAGACATATCTTCGCCAGCCCTTATGGAG GAAATAATGTCCAGCCAAAAATTCATAAACAAAGGCGAAGTTTATGATCCACTGTTGCCGTGGTTGGGCGAAGGACTTCTTACTGCGCCAG CAAACAAGTGGCGGAAGAGACGACGTTTGCTCACGCCAGCCTTCCATTTCCAGATCCTTGATAATTTTTTCGACATCTTTAACAAAAATGCCGACATCCTGTGTCAGCAATTGTGTGGAGCAGCAAACAGCCAAACGGAAATAGAAGTATTCCCGTTTCTTAAACGCTGCACTCTTGACATTATCTGTG AAGCGGCTATGGGTATACAGGTCAACGCTCAGCTCGAAGATACACAATACATTATTTCCGTACAAAG GTTTTCCTTCTTAATCTTTGAGAAATTTATGTCGATTTGGCGTTTACTTCCCGATTGGATGTATTTCTTGAGTGCCAACGGCAAGGAGTACAAAAAGCATTTGAAAGTCATTCATGATTTCACTTCCAAA GTGATTAGAgacaggaaaaaagaaatcgatcaGGAAATTGAGCCAACAAATCAAGGAGATGAAAAAGAATCCGAGTTTGGATCGA AAAAGCGGAGGGCATTTCTGGATTTGATGTTGATCGCTGCCAAACAAGGCGCTGATCTAAATGAAACTGACATCCGAAATGAAGTTGACACCTTTATGTTTGAG GGTCATGATACAACTGCATCCGCAACAGTTTGGTTCCTATATTGCATGGCAACTCATCCA GATCATCAG GAGCGTGTACGAGAAGAGCTGAATCACGTGTTTGGAGATTCAAATCGTGGCTGTACGGCTGAGGATGCAACTCAATTAAAATACCTAGAGCGCTGCATCAAAGAGTCCCTTCGTCTCTACCCCAGCGTACCTAACATCAAGCGCCGTGTTAGTGAAGACATTGTCTTAGAAGGTTACACAATTCCGGCTGGTGCTACCATATCAATGCATATCTATGCACTTCACCGCAATGAAGAGGTCTTCCCGGACCCGTTCGCTTTCAAACCGGAACGATTTGAAAGCGAGCAGTTTACCGCGAGACATCCATTTGCCTTCGTTCCGTTCAGCGCTGGTCCTCGGAACTGTATCG GTCAGAGATTTGCTCTCTTTGAAGAGAAAGTTATCTTGTCTACCTTACTTAGACGATTTCGTTTTGTTTACGACACTGCCAAACACGGACCGGCCAAACCGTGCGCCGACTTAATTTTGAAACCTCATCATGGAATGCCCATGATAATTACGCCTATTAACCATACTACAAGCTCATAA